One stretch of Bacteroidales bacterium DNA includes these proteins:
- a CDS encoding O-acetyl-ADP-ribose deacetylase, which produces MTKERVELINGDITSLDVDAIVNAANNSLLGGGGVDGAIHSAAGPGLLAECEGLNGCETGKAKITAGYNLRAKHVIHTVGPIWYGGYRDEPETLAACYQSSLTLAKENKIKTIAFPGISTGVYGFPKDLAALIAVNETRRFLAKNKYPEKVIFVTFGDDNYETYRKLLDV; this is translated from the coding sequence ATGACTAAAGAAAGAGTCGAGCTTATAAATGGTGATATCACTTCACTTGATGTTGATGCGATAGTAAATGCAGCCAATAACTCACTCCTGGGAGGAGGAGGTGTGGATGGAGCAATTCATTCTGCTGCCGGTCCTGGCCTGCTTGCCGAATGTGAAGGACTTAATGGCTGCGAGACCGGCAAAGCAAAGATAACCGCCGGATATAACCTGAGGGCAAAACATGTCATACATACTGTCGGACCTATCTGGTATGGAGGATATCGTGATGAACCGGAAACTCTGGCAGCATGTTATCAGTCGAGTCTGACTCTGGCTAAAGAGAATAAAATTAAAACAATTGCCTTTCCCGGAATATCTACCGGAGTATATGGATTCCCGAAAGATCTTGCAGCACTTATTGCAGTTAATGAGACCAGAAGATTCCTGGCAAAAAACAAATATCCTGAAAAAGTAATATTTGTAACATTCGGAGATGATAATTACGAAACATACCGAAAGCTTTTGGATGTATGA
- a CDS encoding UbiA family prenyltransferase gives MSELFRSFKNYLSLVKFSHTVFAMPFALIGFSLAVADAEYDFSLKLLLLIILCMIFARNAAMGFNRLADRRFDALNPRTSSREIPAGVIGSKAATAFVIINALLFIVTTAFINRLTLYLSPVALLVILGYSLTKRITSLCHFILGLGLSLAPIGAYISVTGTFSITPLIYSFIVLTWVSGFDIIYALQDDEFDKSNNLHSLPSIAGRKRALTISSMVHLITFLLVLAAGYSGNGGILFWAGAVIFTSLLIYQHLIVKHDDLSKVTLAFGTTNGIASILFAVFIILDLLIK, from the coding sequence ATGAGTGAACTTTTCAGATCTTTTAAAAACTACCTGTCGCTTGTTAAATTCAGTCATACTGTATTCGCAATGCCATTTGCCCTGATTGGATTTTCACTGGCAGTTGCGGATGCTGAATATGATTTTAGCCTTAAACTCCTTTTGTTGATAATACTCTGCATGATCTTTGCCAGAAACGCCGCAATGGGCTTTAACAGGCTTGCAGACAGGAGATTTGATGCACTTAATCCAAGGACAAGCAGCAGGGAAATTCCGGCAGGTGTAATTGGTTCCAAAGCAGCAACAGCTTTTGTAATTATTAACGCACTTCTTTTTATCGTCACAACTGCATTCATCAACAGACTTACACTATATTTATCACCGGTTGCCCTGCTCGTAATTCTTGGCTACAGTTTAACAAAAAGAATAACTTCTCTTTGTCATTTTATATTGGGACTTGGGCTCAGCCTTGCTCCCATCGGCGCATATATCTCAGTAACAGGCACATTCAGTATAACCCCTCTTATTTATTCATTTATTGTCCTTACCTGGGTAAGTGGTTTTGATATCATATATGCACTTCAGGATGATGAGTTTGACAAATCAAACAACCTCCATTCGCTGCCATCAATTGCTGGAAGAAAAAGGGCTCTTACAATTTCATCAATGGTTCACCTTATCACTTTCCTGCTGGTCCTCGCAGCCGGGTATTCCGGGAATGGTGGAATTTTATTCTGGGCCGGAGCAGTAATTTTTACATCACTTCTGATATATCAGCATCTGATTGTAAAACATGACGATTTGAGTAAAGTAACTCTGGCCTTTGGTACAACTAACGGAATTGCAAGTATTCTCTTCGCTGTTTTTATAATATTGGATCTGTTAATTAAATAA